In Gemmata obscuriglobus, a single genomic region encodes these proteins:
- a CDS encoding MazG nucleotide pyrophosphohydrolase domain-containing protein has protein sequence MTLAAVQARIRDLFGAKDARRGIEGTFMWFMEEVGELSAALRDPAADPENLTLEFADVLAWLATLANIAGVDLDDAVRRKYGAGCPKCGRAPCACAAAKP, from the coding sequence ATGACCCTCGCCGCGGTGCAGGCCCGCATCCGCGACCTGTTCGGCGCGAAGGACGCGCGCCGCGGGATCGAAGGGACGTTCATGTGGTTCATGGAGGAGGTCGGCGAGCTGTCGGCCGCGCTCCGCGACCCCGCCGCCGACCCCGAGAACCTGACGCTCGAGTTCGCCGACGTGCTGGCGTGGCTGGCCACGCTGGCCAACATCGCGGGCGTGGACCTCGACGACGCGGTGCGACGGAAGTACGGGGCCGGGTGCCCGAAGTGCGGTCGGGCGCCGTGCGCGTGCGCCGCCGCCAAGCCGTGA
- a CDS encoding sensor histidine kinase, which produces MSRRLLGPAGGPMMFVLVTALVFAGLGWLTVVALRVETAQRAAAAEAELENKLRVALWQLDGRVLLQLGGEDGRPFHHYSSAGPTPLLGAQLPDWMKLHVQLDPATGWDSPQVLPPDARERVASVWPDLPLRNDSPDRALALSDLRAKYPAAATCGLLAARDRAIPVDSLPFAAPLFTTDSWQRSAASVATGAPTSAPKPPPPPERTPTTAAPDATDARRFFGWELPRREPQAAAGRGNNLPSAAPREGAPSAAQAPAGPPGATAAGGPQATNTRGASRVADNDRGRDDFWNRAQTIQRATQEAKGAGADPMYGKNYPGALQNNDVRNSDVPVSPAVGNENSEKGTSLSQAIAELDKLREVLDQAKFAKDAGALQKRLGDRAGGGPITERLAALRIELERRRCLDAVEERCRAEAARNPLLAAAWSIAGGASCGPRASAPVGEERPGQSNGFGNALTNGAAQNWLVGPPVVNIHLGSMRPQWLTAADGTETLVLMRVAKLDGRTVYQGVVLDWPRLGALLKDEVKDQFPGATLVPVKSPDGVQPGRAMTALPVQLDPGPQPELPPGDWTALRLGLALAWAAALVAVAAVGLSGWSLIDLAERRIRFVSAVTHELRTPLTSLRLYLDLLTSGMIHDEAKRQEYLRTLAVESERLHRLVDNVLDFARLEKRRKNGDLKPVRAAELLDQLKETWADRVAADGRELVVVSTLPPELELSTDPVMVQQIVGNLIDNARKYARDAADKRIWLWAQAGGAGRVTFEVEDRGPGVPAGERRAIFKPFRRGAAADTTAGGAGLGLALAKQWAEVLGGTVAYRPADGAPGACFRLELPCG; this is translated from the coding sequence ATGTCACGGCGGTTGCTCGGCCCGGCGGGCGGGCCGATGATGTTCGTCTTGGTCACAGCGCTCGTGTTTGCCGGCCTCGGCTGGCTCACGGTGGTCGCGCTGCGCGTCGAGACCGCCCAGCGCGCGGCCGCCGCCGAAGCCGAGCTCGAGAACAAGCTCCGCGTCGCGCTCTGGCAGCTCGACGGCCGCGTGCTGCTCCAACTCGGCGGCGAGGACGGCCGGCCGTTCCACCATTACAGTTCCGCCGGCCCGACTCCGCTGCTCGGCGCGCAGCTCCCGGACTGGATGAAGTTGCACGTCCAGCTCGACCCCGCGACCGGGTGGGACTCGCCCCAGGTGCTCCCCCCGGACGCCCGCGAGCGGGTCGCTTCGGTCTGGCCCGACCTCCCGCTCCGGAACGACTCCCCCGACCGCGCGCTGGCGCTGAGCGACCTCCGCGCGAAGTACCCCGCCGCCGCGACCTGCGGGCTGCTGGCGGCGCGCGACCGCGCGATTCCGGTCGATTCGCTTCCGTTTGCGGCCCCGCTGTTCACCACCGATTCGTGGCAGCGGTCGGCGGCGTCGGTTGCGACCGGCGCGCCGACGTCCGCCCCGAAGCCGCCCCCGCCACCGGAACGCACCCCGACGACCGCCGCCCCAGACGCCACTGACGCCCGCCGCTTTTTCGGGTGGGAACTGCCGCGGCGCGAGCCGCAGGCCGCGGCCGGCCGCGGCAACAACCTTCCGTCGGCAGCGCCGCGCGAGGGCGCCCCTTCGGCCGCGCAGGCCCCGGCCGGACCTCCGGGCGCAACGGCCGCGGGAGGACCGCAGGCGACAAACACCAGAGGCGCTTCCCGCGTTGCGGACAACGACCGCGGGCGCGACGACTTCTGGAACCGCGCGCAAACCATTCAGCGGGCGACTCAAGAAGCGAAGGGCGCGGGCGCCGACCCGATGTACGGGAAGAACTATCCGGGCGCGCTCCAGAACAACGACGTGCGGAATAGTGACGTTCCCGTTTCGCCGGCTGTGGGCAACGAAAACAGCGAGAAGGGCACTTCGCTCAGTCAGGCGATAGCCGAACTCGACAAGCTCCGCGAGGTACTCGACCAGGCCAAGTTCGCCAAGGACGCCGGCGCGTTGCAGAAGCGACTGGGCGACCGGGCCGGCGGAGGCCCAATTACCGAGCGGCTCGCGGCCCTCCGGATCGAACTGGAGCGGCGCCGGTGCCTGGACGCGGTCGAGGAGCGGTGCCGCGCGGAAGCGGCACGGAACCCGCTGCTCGCGGCGGCGTGGAGCATCGCCGGCGGCGCGAGCTGCGGGCCGCGCGCTTCCGCCCCGGTCGGCGAGGAGCGCCCGGGTCAATCGAACGGTTTCGGCAACGCGCTGACGAACGGTGCGGCCCAAAACTGGCTCGTAGGGCCGCCGGTCGTCAACATTCACCTCGGTTCGATGCGGCCGCAGTGGCTCACCGCGGCGGACGGCACCGAGACGCTCGTGCTGATGCGGGTCGCCAAGCTCGACGGCCGCACCGTCTATCAGGGGGTGGTCCTCGACTGGCCCCGGCTCGGGGCACTTCTCAAGGACGAGGTGAAGGACCAGTTCCCGGGCGCGACGCTCGTGCCGGTGAAGAGCCCGGACGGGGTCCAGCCGGGGCGCGCGATGACCGCGCTCCCGGTTCAACTCGACCCCGGCCCGCAGCCCGAACTTCCGCCCGGGGACTGGACCGCGCTGCGGCTCGGGCTGGCGCTGGCGTGGGCGGCGGCGCTCGTCGCCGTCGCGGCGGTCGGGCTGAGCGGGTGGTCGCTCATCGACCTCGCGGAGCGGCGCATCCGGTTCGTGTCGGCCGTCACGCACGAGCTGCGCACGCCGCTCACGTCGCTGCGACTGTACCTCGACCTGCTCACGAGCGGGATGATTCACGACGAGGCGAAGCGGCAGGAGTACCTCCGCACGCTGGCGGTCGAATCGGAGCGGCTGCACCGCCTGGTCGATAACGTGCTGGACTTCGCGCGGCTCGAAAAGCGCCGGAAGAACGGCGACCTGAAGCCGGTGCGCGCCGCCGAACTGCTCGACCAACTAAAGGAGACCTGGGCCGACCGGGTCGCGGCCGACGGGCGCGAACTCGTGGTGGTCTCCACGCTGCCGCCGGAACTGGAACTCAGCACCGACCCGGTGATGGTGCAGCAGATCGTCGGGAACCTGATCGACAACGCGCGGAAGTACGCGCGGGACGCGGCGGACAAGCGGATCTGGCTGTGGGCGCAGGCGGGCGGGGCGGGCCGTGTCACGTTCGAAGTCGAGGACCGCGGGCCGGGCGTCCCGGCGGGCGAACGGAGGGCGATTTTCAAGCCGTTCCGCCGCGGCGCGGCCGCGGACACGACCGCGGGCGGCGCCGGGCTCGGTCTGGCGCTGGCGAAACAGTGGGCGGAGGTGCTCGGCGGGACCGTTGCGTACCGGCCGGCGGACGGGGCGCCCGGAGCGTGCTTCCGGCTCGAACTGCCTTGTGGGTAG
- a CDS encoding response regulator transcription factor: MPKARIVVVEDEPAIRRGVSDALRLSGYEVTEAADGATGLREAGAAGVDLVLLDIMLPKRDGLEVLSELRRTNPTRPVVLLTARGSEDDRVRGLKMGADDYVVKPFSAKELIARVEAILRRTMRSVREVRVVELGSGIIDLLRREVRWADGTRLDLSETEAALLKYLVSNRERAVSREELLSRVWGIGTAGLETRAVDMHVARLRAKLRDPATGDDQPEVIVTVRAHGYMAGPALLVPADELQVAR; encoded by the coding sequence ATGCCCAAAGCGCGCATCGTGGTGGTGGAAGACGAACCGGCCATCCGCCGCGGGGTTTCGGACGCCCTGCGGCTCAGCGGGTACGAGGTCACCGAGGCCGCCGACGGGGCGACGGGGCTCCGCGAGGCCGGCGCCGCGGGCGTTGACCTGGTGCTGCTGGACATCATGCTGCCGAAGCGCGACGGGCTGGAGGTGCTGAGCGAACTCCGCCGCACCAACCCGACGCGCCCGGTGGTCCTGCTCACCGCCCGCGGCAGCGAGGACGATCGCGTTCGCGGGCTCAAAATGGGTGCCGACGATTATGTCGTAAAACCGTTCTCCGCGAAAGAGCTGATCGCCCGCGTGGAGGCGATCCTCCGGCGCACCATGCGGTCCGTCCGCGAGGTGCGCGTCGTGGAACTCGGGAGCGGGATCATTGACCTGCTGCGGCGCGAGGTCCGGTGGGCCGACGGCACCCGGCTCGACCTCTCCGAGACCGAGGCGGCGCTGCTGAAGTACCTGGTGAGCAACCGCGAGCGCGCCGTGTCGCGCGAGGAACTGCTGTCGCGCGTCTGGGGCATCGGCACCGCCGGCCTTGAGACCCGGGCGGTCGACATGCACGTGGCCCGGTTGCGGGCGAAGCTGCGGGACCCCGCCACGGGCGACGACCAGCCCGAGGTGATCGTCACGGTCCGGGCGCACGGGTACATGGCCGGCCCCGCGCTGCTCGTCCCCGCGGACGAGCTACAGGTCGCGAGGTGA
- a CDS encoding twin-arginine translocation pathway signal — translation MSISRRELFVGGLAAAGASALTLRADALPTLPSGTLKHYPEFQALADAPLPFVPPAALPGTAKPTEDNILGPYFREGAPYRAKVTPPLAKGVPMLIRGRVWGFDTKKPLAGAVLDIWQADADGRYDNDDPRNPPAKGVYVNRTRVLTDETGYYEFETVHPGAYKTGPDTWRPAHIHYLVRKTGYTNLVTQLYFKGDPRNAADEFIKASLIITLEPAKVGGGTIETGVFDVVLSAAPPKK, via the coding sequence ATGTCGATTTCCCGTCGCGAGCTGTTTGTCGGTGGTCTGGCCGCGGCCGGCGCTTCGGCGCTGACCCTACGGGCCGACGCGCTGCCCACGCTGCCGAGCGGCACGCTCAAACACTATCCCGAGTTCCAGGCTCTCGCCGACGCCCCGCTGCCGTTCGTGCCGCCGGCGGCGCTGCCCGGAACCGCGAAGCCCACCGAGGACAACATCCTCGGGCCGTACTTTCGCGAGGGCGCCCCGTACCGTGCAAAAGTGACCCCGCCGCTCGCGAAGGGCGTACCGATGCTGATCCGCGGGCGGGTGTGGGGCTTCGACACCAAGAAGCCGCTGGCGGGCGCGGTGCTCGACATCTGGCAGGCCGACGCCGACGGGCGGTACGACAACGACGACCCGCGGAACCCGCCCGCGAAGGGCGTGTACGTGAACCGGACCCGCGTGCTCACCGACGAAACCGGGTATTACGAGTTCGAGACGGTCCACCCCGGCGCCTACAAAACCGGTCCCGACACCTGGCGCCCGGCGCACATCCACTACCTCGTGCGCAAAACCGGGTACACGAACCTCGTCACCCAACTGTATTTCAAAGGCGACCCGCGCAACGCGGCCGACGAGTTCATCAAGGCGTCGCTGATTATCACCCTCGAGCCGGCGAAAGTGGGCGGCGGCACAATCGAAACGGGCGTGTTCGACGTCGTACTCTCGGCGGCACCGCCGAAGAAGTGA
- a CDS encoding tetratricopeptide repeat protein: protein MVGSPHPRRRSIGPFVRFAFGVAFSLVGSPHVRGADLGEAEKLFRTGKYAECQKLAAGEIAKGADAASWWVLKVRAETARGEYTAAGKTIEDARTRFPDDLVLHLLAHEVYRTSGREKEAAATLAAVQRQIDNRAASTPAERVALGRYLLSTGADAKEVLDRYFNPVVKNTPAYLDAHLAVAELALTKHDRALAAETLQKAPKEAAGQDPRYHHLLARAFAEDDRARATKAIAEALAINPHHADSLLFRADHLIDAEDFAGAEDVLKAVLATDPGEPRAWAYRAAVAHLREDAAGEKAAREKALARWPGNPHVEHLIGRKLSQDYRFKEGAAYQRKALEKDKQYLPAKAQLCLDLLRLGDETEGWKLAAEVFAADGYNVVAHNLVALRDQLSKFRTITADGFVLRMEEKEADLYGRQALAVLQRAKKVLCEKYGVRLDKTITVEIFPRGQDFAVRTFGMPGSEGVLGVCFGPVITVNGPAAQGQSPSSWEAIVWHEFCHTVTLHKTRNKMPRWLSEGISVYEESLENPGWGRWMTPRYREMTLGDDLIPLSRLSSAFLSPKSALHVQFAYFESALAVEFLVSRYGFDALKTALDDLGAGLSVNEALERRTGRPLAKLDSEFTDFARARAKSVAPDATWEEPDLKDEADSAAVRVWLQKHPQSFWGRQRLCRGLVREQKWAEAEKELNALRTLYPEYAGPNNAYELLAVLYRQTARPKEEGAALEEWAKRDGDATAAHQRLTELGAAGGDWTAAARNARRWLAVNPLTPTPHRALAQAAEHLNERNEATTAYRAVLRFGVPDAASVRYRLAVLLEQSGERDAARREVLKALEEAPRFREAHELLLKLVAAAEKSPAPPRPEKNP, encoded by the coding sequence ATGGTCGGATCACCACACCCGCGCCGCCGGTCCATCGGCCCGTTCGTTCGGTTCGCCTTTGGGGTCGCGTTTTCGTTGGTAGGTTCCCCGCACGTCCGCGGGGCCGATCTCGGTGAAGCGGAGAAGCTGTTCCGCACCGGCAAATACGCCGAATGTCAGAAACTAGCCGCTGGCGAAATCGCAAAGGGAGCCGACGCAGCGTCGTGGTGGGTGCTCAAAGTCCGGGCCGAAACCGCACGCGGAGAGTACACGGCGGCCGGCAAGACGATTGAAGACGCTCGGACGCGGTTCCCGGACGACCTCGTCCTTCACCTCCTGGCCCACGAAGTCTACCGCACAAGCGGAAGGGAGAAAGAAGCCGCCGCGACCCTGGCTGCCGTCCAGCGGCAGATCGATAACCGCGCCGCGAGTACGCCGGCCGAACGGGTCGCGCTCGGGCGTTACCTCCTGTCCACAGGGGCGGACGCGAAAGAGGTGCTCGACCGGTACTTCAACCCGGTCGTGAAGAACACGCCCGCCTACCTCGACGCGCACCTCGCCGTGGCCGAACTGGCGCTGACGAAACATGACCGGGCGCTCGCGGCCGAAACGCTTCAGAAAGCCCCGAAGGAGGCCGCCGGTCAAGATCCCCGGTACCATCACCTTTTGGCCCGCGCGTTCGCCGAGGACGATCGGGCGCGGGCGACGAAAGCCATTGCGGAAGCGCTCGCGATCAACCCCCATCACGCGGACAGCCTCCTCTTCCGGGCAGACCACCTGATCGACGCCGAAGATTTCGCCGGCGCGGAGGACGTGCTGAAAGCCGTCCTGGCCACAGACCCCGGCGAGCCGCGGGCGTGGGCGTACCGAGCCGCTGTCGCTCACCTCCGCGAGGACGCCGCCGGGGAAAAAGCCGCGCGCGAGAAGGCCCTCGCGCGCTGGCCCGGGAACCCGCACGTGGAGCACCTCATCGGGCGGAAGCTGTCCCAGGACTACCGCTTCAAAGAGGGCGCGGCCTACCAGCGGAAGGCGCTGGAGAAGGACAAGCAGTACCTGCCGGCCAAGGCGCAACTGTGCCTCGACCTGCTCCGGCTCGGCGACGAAACGGAGGGTTGGAAGCTGGCGGCCGAGGTGTTCGCGGCCGACGGCTACAACGTGGTCGCACACAACCTTGTCGCCCTTCGGGACCAGCTCTCGAAGTTCCGCACTATCACCGCCGACGGGTTCGTCCTGCGGATGGAGGAGAAAGAAGCCGACCTGTACGGCCGGCAGGCGCTGGCGGTGCTCCAGCGGGCCAAAAAGGTGTTGTGCGAGAAGTACGGCGTCCGCCTCGACAAGACGATCACGGTCGAGATCTTCCCGCGCGGCCAGGACTTCGCGGTGCGCACGTTCGGTATGCCGGGATCGGAGGGCGTTCTGGGCGTCTGCTTCGGGCCGGTCATCACCGTAAACGGCCCGGCCGCACAGGGGCAATCTCCGTCGAGCTGGGAGGCGATTGTGTGGCACGAGTTTTGCCACACGGTTACTCTCCACAAGACCCGCAACAAGATGCCCCGCTGGCTCAGCGAGGGAATTTCCGTTTACGAGGAGTCGCTCGAGAACCCCGGGTGGGGCCGCTGGATGACCCCGAGGTATCGCGAAATGACCTTGGGCGATGACCTGATCCCCCTCAGCCGGTTGAGTTCCGCGTTCCTGAGCCCGAAAAGCGCGCTCCACGTTCAGTTCGCCTACTTCGAGTCGGCGTTGGCCGTCGAGTTCCTCGTGAGCCGGTACGGGTTCGATGCCCTCAAGACGGCGCTGGACGATCTGGGAGCAGGGCTGTCTGTAAATGAGGCACTCGAACGGCGGACCGGCCGACCGCTCGCCAAGCTCGACAGCGAGTTCACCGACTTCGCCCGGGCGCGGGCCAAATCAGTGGCCCCCGACGCGACCTGGGAAGAGCCCGACCTGAAAGACGAGGCGGATTCGGCCGCGGTGCGGGTCTGGCTTCAGAAGCACCCGCAGAGCTTTTGGGGGCGGCAGCGGCTGTGCCGGGGACTGGTGCGGGAGCAGAAATGGGCGGAGGCCGAGAAGGAGTTGAACGCCCTTCGCACGCTTTACCCGGAGTACGCCGGACCGAACAACGCTTACGAGCTGCTCGCCGTGCTGTACCGGCAAACCGCGCGACCGAAGGAGGAAGGGGCCGCGCTCGAGGAGTGGGCCAAACGGGACGGTGACGCGACCGCCGCACACCAGCGGTTGACGGAACTGGGTGCCGCCGGGGGCGACTGGACGGCCGCCGCCCGAAACGCCCGCCGCTGGCTGGCCGTCAACCCGCTCACGCCCACCCCGCACCGGGCACTGGCCCAGGCCGCCGAGCACCTGAACGAGCGTAACGAGGCCACGACGGCTTACCGCGCCGTGCTCCGGTTCGGCGTTCCGGACGCCGCAAGCGTGCGATACCGCCTCGCGGTGCTTCTGGAACAGAGCGGCGAGCGCGACGCGGCCCGGCGCGAGGTGCTGAAGGCGCTCGAAGAGGCCCCGCGGTTCCGCGAAGCGCACGAACTGCTGTTGAAGCTGGTCGCTGCCGCCGAGAAGTCCCCTGCCCCGCCCCGACCGGAGAAGAACCCGTGA
- a CDS encoding DUF4159 domain-containing protein, producing MTRTRRFVVAAVVFASVAGGLVSAARQPRYRAQSELPANRAGVPDWKVDPNFKNDVFTFVRIEYDSLRRGFGRGGGGGWRTDWPDAELNLSFRLQQLTSLRVNPNPIVLRLTDPRLFDHPFIYIVEPGGLVFSEDEVLALRKYLTNGGFLMVDDFWGDAQWENFLREIKRVFPDREPQELPADHEIFRCVYHLKEKPQIPSIGAAYAGKAEGITWERGHGGNTQTVHYKGLFDDKGRMMAFIGHNTDLGDGWEREGEDPWYFREFSEKKAYPLGINVIVYAMTH from the coding sequence GTGACCCGAACGCGTCGGTTCGTTGTGGCGGCGGTGGTCTTCGCGTCCGTGGCCGGCGGGCTCGTTTCCGCGGCGCGCCAGCCCCGGTACCGTGCGCAGAGCGAGCTGCCCGCGAACCGGGCCGGCGTGCCCGACTGGAAAGTGGACCCGAACTTCAAGAACGACGTGTTCACGTTCGTGCGGATCGAGTACGACTCGCTCCGCCGCGGGTTCGGGCGCGGCGGCGGGGGCGGGTGGCGGACCGACTGGCCCGACGCCGAACTCAACCTGTCGTTCCGCCTCCAGCAACTGACCTCGCTGCGCGTGAACCCGAACCCGATCGTTCTGCGCCTCACCGACCCGCGCCTGTTCGACCACCCGTTCATTTACATCGTCGAGCCCGGGGGGCTGGTCTTCTCGGAGGACGAGGTCCTCGCGCTGCGGAAGTACCTGACCAACGGCGGCTTCCTGATGGTCGACGACTTCTGGGGCGACGCCCAGTGGGAGAACTTCCTCCGCGAGATCAAGCGGGTGTTCCCCGACCGCGAGCCCCAGGAGCTGCCGGCGGACCACGAGATCTTCCGGTGCGTGTACCACCTGAAGGAGAAGCCGCAGATCCCGAGCATCGGCGCGGCCTACGCCGGCAAGGCCGAGGGCATCACCTGGGAGCGCGGGCACGGCGGGAACACGCAAACGGTCCACTACAAGGGGCTCTTCGACGACAAGGGGCGGATGATGGCGTTCATCGGCCACAACACCGACCTCGGCGACGGGTGGGAGCGCGAGGGCGAGGACCCGTGGTACTTCCGCGAGTTCTCCGAGAAGAAGGCGTACCCGCTCGGCATCAACGTCATCGTGTACGCGATGACCCACTGA
- a CDS encoding AAA family ATPase produces MRAARGAIERELGKVIIGQKEATEQLLTALLAGGHCLITGAPGLAKTLLVRSLAQLFRLKFARIQFTPDLMPADITGTDILEDTGDGRRRMQFVKGPIFANVILADEINRTPPKTQAALLEAMQEHQVTAGGVRYPLDEPFFVLATQNPVEMEGTYPLPEAQLDRFLFNVVVDYLPEEDEVAVVRQTTSRRPAPIEPLFDAADVLRFHEVVKKVPVADDLIRYAVRLAAATRPGRGGAPDFVNQWVSWGAGLRAGQSLVLGAKARALLEGRAHATPADIRALVHPTLRHRVLLSYRAAADGVSVDTVIDRLLEHVKDAPR; encoded by the coding sequence ATCCGCGCCGCCCGCGGCGCGATCGAGCGCGAACTCGGCAAGGTGATCATCGGCCAGAAGGAAGCCACGGAGCAGTTGCTCACCGCGCTGCTCGCGGGCGGGCACTGCCTGATCACCGGGGCGCCGGGGCTGGCCAAAACGCTCCTCGTCCGGTCGCTCGCGCAGCTCTTCCGACTGAAGTTCGCCCGCATCCAGTTCACCCCGGACCTGATGCCGGCGGACATCACCGGCACCGACATCCTGGAGGACACCGGCGACGGGCGCCGGCGGATGCAGTTCGTGAAGGGGCCGATCTTCGCGAACGTGATCCTGGCCGACGAGATCAACCGCACCCCGCCGAAGACCCAGGCCGCGCTGCTCGAGGCGATGCAGGAGCACCAGGTGACGGCCGGCGGGGTCCGCTACCCGCTGGACGAGCCGTTCTTCGTGCTCGCCACGCAGAACCCGGTGGAGATGGAGGGCACGTACCCGCTGCCCGAGGCCCAGCTCGACCGGTTCCTCTTCAACGTGGTGGTCGACTACCTGCCGGAAGAGGACGAGGTCGCGGTGGTGCGCCAGACCACCTCCCGGCGGCCGGCGCCCATCGAGCCGCTGTTCGACGCGGCCGACGTGCTGCGGTTCCACGAGGTGGTGAAGAAGGTGCCGGTGGCGGACGACCTGATCCGGTACGCCGTGCGGCTGGCCGCCGCCACGCGGCCCGGCCGGGGCGGCGCGCCGGACTTCGTGAACCAGTGGGTGAGCTGGGGGGCCGGGCTGCGGGCGGGCCAGTCGCTCGTGCTCGGGGCCAAAGCGCGGGCGCTGCTGGAGGGGCGGGCGCACGCCACCCCCGCCGACATCCGCGCGCTGGTCCACCCCACCCTGCGGCACCGCGTGCTGCTGAGCTACCGCGCGGCGGCCGACGGGGTCTCCGTCGATACGGTGATCGACCGCCTCCTCGAACACGTTAAGGACGCGCCCCGCTGA
- a CDS encoding DUF58 domain-containing protein, with amino-acid sequence MPAPAPTPTAANRPPSGGPALIDPAALMRIKSLQLRARVIVEGFEKGLHRSPYHGFSAEFSEYRQYTPGDDPRYLDWRLFARSDRYYIKKFEDETNLRCHLIADGSRSMGYGSGTVTKWDYARTAAATIAYFLSRQRDAVGLVTFADRVVEYIPPRARPGQLAHLTAALHRDPGGTATDLVGPLGEAGAVTRRRGLFVLFSDLLVPASAVRTAIGGLRAAGHDVIVFRVLDPQEVHFRFDAPGLFRDAETGREVFVDPRTAADEYRARFAAHAADVRQECTSAGADFEQLTTDRPLELVLFDLLRARARRGRAAARSAQNRGGGR; translated from the coding sequence ATGCCCGCACCCGCGCCAACGCCGACCGCCGCGAACCGCCCGCCGTCGGGCGGGCCGGCACTCATCGACCCCGCGGCCCTGATGCGGATCAAGAGCCTCCAGCTCCGGGCGCGGGTGATCGTCGAGGGGTTCGAGAAGGGGCTGCACCGCAGCCCGTACCACGGGTTCTCGGCCGAGTTCAGCGAGTACCGCCAGTACACCCCCGGCGACGACCCCCGGTACCTCGACTGGCGCCTCTTCGCCCGCTCGGACCGTTACTACATCAAGAAGTTCGAGGACGAAACGAACCTCCGCTGCCACCTGATCGCGGACGGCAGCCGGTCGATGGGCTACGGGTCCGGGACGGTCACCAAGTGGGACTACGCCCGCACCGCGGCCGCCACGATCGCCTACTTCCTGTCGCGCCAGCGGGACGCGGTCGGGCTGGTGACGTTCGCCGACCGCGTCGTCGAGTACATCCCGCCCCGCGCCCGCCCGGGCCAGCTCGCGCACCTCACCGCGGCGCTCCACCGCGACCCCGGCGGCACCGCCACCGACCTGGTGGGGCCGCTCGGCGAGGCCGGTGCCGTCACCCGCCGGCGCGGGCTGTTCGTCCTGTTCTCCGACCTGCTCGTGCCCGCCAGCGCGGTTCGGACGGCGATCGGCGGCCTGCGCGCCGCCGGGCACGACGTGATCGTCTTCCGCGTACTGGACCCGCAAGAGGTCCACTTCCGGTTCGACGCGCCGGGTCTGTTCCGCGACGCGGAGACGGGCCGTGAGGTGTTCGTCGACCCGCGAACGGCGGCCGACGAGTACCGCGCCCGGTTCGCGGCGCACGCGGCGGACGTGCGGCAAGAATGCACCAGCGCCGGGGCCGATTTCGAGCAGCTCACGACCGACCGCCCGCTCGAACTGGTGCTGTTCGATCTGCTCCGGGCGCGCGCCCGGCGGGGCCGCGCCGCGGCCCGCAGCGCCCAGAACCGGGGGGGCGGCCGATGA